The following DNA comes from Coregonus clupeaformis isolate EN_2021a unplaced genomic scaffold, ASM2061545v1 scaf0165, whole genome shotgun sequence.
TTACAGCATGTTCACATTGGCCTAACAGCATCGTGCCGTCACTGCAATCTGCTCCCAAAGGATCCCAGTCAAGAGTGCTGGAGGACCCAACACAGCCAGCTGGCTGCTTTTGTTCAACCAACTACCATTCAACATTCTCCATCTATACTCCTCAATTCCTCATAGACGTGAGACATAATAGCTGAGTAATAACAAGTTTACACATCAATGTTGCACCTTCACTAATATGTTTCTACATTGTAATATTGCCTTTAGTCAACAAGAGAAGTAGTCTTAAGGAGTGGGGACCATGGTGTCCAGAGCACAGCAGTTCATCTCTACCTCGTGCTCTTTCTCTTGCAAGACGAGGACAATGTCTCCTGGCTCTACCCCAGGCGCCTGGTCAGCTTCCCCTCCGAAGGTGATCTTCTGCCCATGCTTCATGCCCTTGTCGACATGGACCTCCAGGATTTTCACCTCCTTGCTAACCTTCTTGCCCTCACACTTTTTACAGCGGTCTTTCTCATTGATGACCTCACCTGTAGGTATAACAATAGAAGTTTCAGAGTCTAAGGAGGGGGCAAAGCCTTTTCACACGTATCTGGGTACTACAAGTGTATGGTTCCTAAATGGTACTGTTGCTTACCTTCTCCATTACAATCAGTACAAACTGACTGCATTTGTTGGACCATCCCAGGAGCCAACTGTCTGATCATGATGCGCATACCACGCCCCCTGCAGGCCACACACTTCTGAACTGCGCCAGTCTTCCCACCCTGGCTGTTGAGAAGAAGTTATAATTTTTTGTCTAACACACCAACAAACCTACATGATCAACATGTATGATGCAATAATTGACAGGCAGTGAAAGCAAGACCTCAACACTGCTTCATGTGAGCTAGAGAAGTAATTTGGAGGGGAAATTGTTGCAGATACCATTGGAAGAATGTGGAAACACTTACCCATTACAAGTGCCACAAAGAACATTCTTGCTCAGCTGCAGTTTAGTTGTTTTTCCATTGTACAGGTCTTCCAGTGAAACTCTTAAAAACCAAAGAACTTAATTAGAGACCGTAGCAAGGTCATAGAAACCGCAGGCCACTTGAACAGTCAGACACATTTTTTTTTGATAATCACACAAGAGATCTATGACACCACCAATCCATAGACTAAGCTTACTTGAGTGGGTGAaccatgtcctctcctcttcGTCTACCACCATTTCGGCTGCGCCCCTGCCCGCCCATGAAGCCAAAGAGTCCGCCGCCGAAGATGTGTGAAAAGATGTCATCCATTtccccaccacctccacctccttccCGCAGTCCCTGCTCCCCATAGCGATCATATAGCTCCTTTTTCTCTGGATTAGTCAACACTTCATATGCAAAACTGATCTCATATGCAAAACTGATCTCCTTGAACTGTTTGAAGGAGAGGGTGTACATTAAGTTGTATGACATTTACAGATATTTGATAACATTCATGATGTAGCTACTCAGAAGTTTAAGGAATGATTGAACCCTTTCCTCACATCTTATCCCTCCCAAATTGTTTTACTTCAAGCCATTTCAATACCTTGTCGCCAGCATTTGGGTTTTTATCGTGGTGATATTCCTTTGCTAGCTTCCGGTATGACTGAAAGAAAATGCAAGCACATGAATTAAACATAACATTACAAGCATTGGTTCAAGGCACTGGTTTCGAGTATttatgctagctagttagccaatgAGTTGTATAACCATGGGCCTTCCACTTTTTACGTAATCCCAGTAGTAGCCATCAGTGAAATATTGACAGGAATCTGACGTTCCTTTTTACGGTAAAGTTAGTTAGCTGGCCTAAATAAGCTAGCTAGTAAATTGAATTTGAAGGAAACTGCGGAAGACAGCTAGCTACTATATGCGTAATGCGTGTTGAcggaccagctagctagctattctcATGACTCAAGTTAGCTACTGGCTAATTAGTTACAATGATTATAAATCACAACTATTAACCAGCTATCCATCAGAATTTCCACAACAAAATCAACCCAAAATGGGAATGTCTGCTGACATGATGTACTGTCTGAGGCTGCTTGAGGAGACTGGCATCTGCCTCGTTCCAGGCAGTGGCTTCGGCCAGAGGGAAGGGACCTATCACTTCAGGTAACTGCTCAACTCATGGAAACATTGCTGACCATCATACATTTACAAAGACGGAAGAATTTAGAGAAGCCTTTCAGAAAGATTGTCTGTGACAGTGTTTTGTTTGTCCTGATTCACCAGCTGGATCAGATTGTAACAGTAGCTAGTGACCTACATTGAAGCATTGTAACATAACCATTACAGTGCCACGTCTACCAGGCTCAAATTGGTCAGGCACTGACATCTCGCTTGCATAAGTAAACTAAAAAGATTTAACTGAGATGGAAATTGCAAATATTACACTAGCCTGAAAGGAGCTAACTGACTAGCTGGCCTACTTTCATTCCAGCTCTATTTTTATATCTTACAGATGCTGTGTTTACTCTGCATTGATCTCTTCCTTCCTGTTTGTCTCTTGCCCGCTaagtaatctctcgtggacagattcacGTGTAACAACGTTTGGGAGAATTTTACTTCTGGGTAACCGAGATTACCCGCTAAATTGTTTTGCATATGATTTCCCCCTAGAATGACCATTCTGCCCACGACAGAGAAGCTGAAGGTGCTCCTGGAGAAGCTCAGAGATTTCCATATCAAGTTTCTGAAGGAGTACGCGTCATTGGAGGAACCAAAGAGATGAGAGCACAGAGGATGACGCTCTAGAACAGTTCAGATAGTCCTCGTTTGAGAATGTTTAACACAGCATTAAAAAAACAGCATTTACAGAGGTATCGACTAACGCTAACGTAAAGAAAAAAGTAACCCCTTTTTTCCTCTGCTAGTGTAACCTATGATTGCTTGAAGTTTTAATCTGATTTTAGGAACAGTACTTGTGTTTAAGAGACATTGTGCATTTGTCAGACAAGAGGTAAAGGTGTGgggaatctgcagttgctacatacatacatattagGACTTAATTAAATTGTAAATcgatgtacccattgattcttgaagaatacatCTGATAAATGCCTCAtaaactgtcgtaccccatcagaacccaaaatatataaGCTTTGTAAATGTAAACAATATAGCCTTAACACGGTTAAAACTgtgtaatgttgatatcatggatgatcagtccttgcatccatagctctggctATGAATTTGGTTACAAttctccagtcccatccctcAGATTTTTATTGGAACGGGCAGGGAGAACGTTTTATTGCAactactgctgattgcccctttaacattAAAGCAATGTAAATTGTGATGTATGCGAAGGTTCTCCATTATAGAGGATGCACTGGGGAATGGGACACAATGTTCtggttttaaaaaatatatacatttagtTGTTTTTGTGCCCGGGAAGTTATTTACTCTGTGTTGTATTTTCTATCTGTCTTGAGGCTTTTGTGTCTCCTTAGAGGCATTTAGTGTTAGAGATCTAGACAATGGGGCACTGTAAGTGCTAATATTATCTTGGAACCAGCTGTACCTTTCCATGTGCCAAATGGAACTGGAAAACAGAGGTTGATTATGTAGGTCATGGACTCCGGGCAATGAGTACTGCTACATCAGCTCTTTCTGATCCGAAAAACAGCAGGGAGGGATTCTCCTAACCATTTATAACATAACATCCTATCAGTCCAAGTCATAAAGCTTTGAGCCTGCATAGCTCCCTGTTGGGCACAGGTTTACCCATACAGTACCTATCTAGCATGACAGATGCACTTGGAGAGGggttttttggggggtgaatgTCTGTACTCTCGGGTGCTTAGTTACAGGTGCTTAGTGCCGGCCATTATGTGGTTGTTATGGAAAGAAATGCAATTGTTTGTGTGCTACTCTTAAATGAGTTTAAAGGTCAAACCAAGGGAATTGTAGGTTCTGGTAATTCTGTATATCGGCATGTCCCCTTATTAGGCTATTTATTGCATAGATTGTTTACGCTTTTTACTGACGGTGGCTTTAAGTCTATCATtcacatttgtatcacaactaatcTCAGatgatctcccgagtggcgcagtggtctaaggcactgcatcgcagtgctagctgtgccactagagatcctggtccgaatccaggctctgtcgtagccggccgcgaccgggagacccatggggcggcgcacaataggcccagcgtca
Coding sequences within:
- the LOC123483948 gene encoding dnaJ homolog subfamily A member 2-like yields the protein MYTLSFKQFKEISFAYEISFAYEVLTNPEKKELYDRYGEQGLREGGGGGGEMDDIFSHIFGGGLFGFMGGQGRSRNGGRRRGEDMVHPLKVSLEDLYNGKTTKLQLSKNVLCGTCNGQGGKTGAVQKCVACRGRGMRIMIRQLAPGMVQQMQSVCTDCNGEGEVINEKDRCKKCEGKKVSKEVKILEVHVDKGMKHGQKITFGGEADQAPGVEPGDIVLVLQEKEHETYKREAHDLHMTHKIGLVEALCGFQFTLKHLDGRQIVVKYAAGKVIEPGSVRVVRGEGMPQYRNPFEKGDLYIKFDVQFPDNNWISPDKLNELEDLLPTRAEAPIVSGDAEEVDLQDYDVSQGSSGGRREAYNDSSDDEGGHHGPGVQCAHQ